A window of the Desulforapulum autotrophicum HRM2 genome harbors these coding sequences:
- the aldA gene encoding aldehyde dehydrogenase, translating to MKEYLQFINGGLVKSHASDMIEVENPYTRKTMALAPQGDEIDAHQALEAAQKAQESWAAEPAAARASFLKKMATVIRENRIQLAQTLASEQAKILPLAQVEVDFTADYFDYYAGWARIYEGEVIQSDRPKENILLFRQPIGVVVGICPWNFPLFVMARKVAPALLTGNTIVIKPSSETPATTLAFAELAAGLDIPPGVLNIISGRGATLGETLVRSPITGMVTLTGSVGAGSKIIAASAENITKCSLELGGKAPAIVCSDADIDLAVKAVVASRVIFSGQVCNCAERVYVQQNIAEEFTTKLVAAMKAVTYDDPFADPAPDMSSQVSLDQLTKIEAMVERAKQSGAEVLCGGKKADKDTGYFFEPTILGGCSQDSEIVQQEVFGPVLPVLTFSDLDEAINLANDCEYGLTSSIYTGNIGQAFEAINRLKFGETYVNRENFEAMQGFHAGWRKSGIGGADGKHGLYEYLQTHVAYIQR from the coding sequence ATGAAAGAGTATCTGCAATTTATAAATGGTGGGTTAGTCAAGTCGCACGCAAGCGACATGATTGAAGTGGAGAACCCATATACAAGAAAAACCATGGCTCTTGCACCCCAGGGTGATGAGATTGATGCCCATCAAGCCCTGGAAGCTGCACAAAAGGCCCAGGAAAGTTGGGCTGCCGAACCTGCTGCGGCAAGGGCCTCATTTTTAAAAAAAATGGCAACGGTTATCCGGGAAAACAGAATTCAACTTGCTCAGACTCTTGCTAGTGAACAGGCAAAAATCTTACCTCTTGCCCAGGTTGAAGTCGATTTTACTGCAGATTACTTTGATTACTATGCTGGCTGGGCAAGGATTTATGAAGGTGAAGTTATACAGAGTGATCGCCCCAAGGAAAACATTCTTCTGTTTCGCCAACCTATCGGAGTTGTCGTGGGAATTTGTCCCTGGAACTTCCCTCTTTTTGTTATGGCCCGTAAAGTTGCCCCTGCACTTCTCACAGGAAATACCATAGTCATTAAGCCAAGCAGTGAAACCCCCGCCACAACTTTGGCATTTGCAGAACTTGCTGCAGGTCTTGATATTCCACCGGGTGTGCTGAACATCATTTCCGGAAGGGGTGCGACTCTTGGTGAAACCCTGGTGCGTAGCCCGATTACCGGAATGGTTACACTGACAGGAAGTGTTGGCGCAGGAAGCAAAATCATTGCCGCGAGTGCTGAAAACATAACAAAATGTTCACTGGAACTCGGTGGCAAAGCTCCAGCAATCGTCTGTTCCGATGCGGATATAGATCTGGCTGTCAAAGCGGTTGTAGCCTCACGGGTCATCTTCAGCGGACAGGTATGTAATTGTGCTGAACGCGTGTATGTCCAACAGAATATAGCTGAAGAATTCACGACCAAGCTGGTGGCAGCAATGAAGGCTGTTACCTACGATGATCCTTTTGCAGATCCTGCTCCGGATATGAGTAGTCAGGTAAGTCTTGATCAATTAACAAAGATTGAGGCAATGGTTGAGCGTGCAAAACAAAGTGGTGCAGAAGTTCTCTGTGGTGGGAAAAAAGCTGACAAAGATACAGGTTACTTTTTCGAACCAACAATTCTTGGTGGATGTAGCCAGGATTCAGAAATTGTACAGCAAGAGGTTTTTGGACCAGTCCTTCCGGTACTGACTTTTTCTGATCTTGATGAAGCTATCAATCTGGCAAACGATTGTGAATATGGTCTAACCTCCTCAATCTATACTGGCAATATCGGACAAGCATTTGAGGCTATTAATCGTCTCAAATTTGGAGAAACATATGTGAACAGAGAAAATTTTGAGGCAATGCAAGGTTTTCATGCCGGCTGGCGTAAATCTGGCATAGGCGGTGCGGATGGTAAGCATGGCCTGTACGAATACTTACAAACCCATGTGGCCTATATACAGCGCTAA
- a CDS encoding sigma-54-dependent Fis family transcriptional regulator: MPQYDKETIALQWRNLQAGKPVDSQSIRTDILVSWKHSKNLGIDAHKGLHHKGDGDALLKRSAELVSVAQPFMEVINEIIAGSGFRIDCIDHEGFFLCSCGDPTLLKESEYNGFVTGCDVSIEAIGTNAAGLSLSLKKPVQVFGPEHYNINLHNLNCSATPIYTPDSELVGILNILSYDTPQNRQTLGLTTSIAKAIENQLALTRTVTSLKVSNSELNTIMEYLPQGVIALNKLGEVDRYNKKALEMLSIPQKSGIDQRKNQLKKNLSALDLSRELRRQKEKEHTIAVGSRKKSFVVNAHSIENGERTLVMLEDTGRIMSLSAVQSNRTSYTFNDITGRCAGIIKAKELATMVAPTDSSVLLVGESGTGKELFAQAIHASSCRSNNPFVAINCGAIPADIIESELFGYEPGAFTGAREAGKAGRLETASGGTLFLDEVEAMPLSFQVKLLRAFSSKSMVRVGGVNEIPLDLRIISASKVDLIEEANQGRFREDLYYRIATFPILIPPLNKRGGDIRLLAKQFLKQLSAEYLRSDIYADNDFFEALQSYPWRGNVRELRNTIERAVVIGLDQQQLTPAQLPQSLKEYWISGKLRQHAKTTLNHHPTDKKSLLKIAEDTTIAMVLEEEKGNISRSAKRLGIARSTLYQKIETSDQILSVVKSDT; encoded by the coding sequence ATGCCCCAATATGATAAAGAAACCATCGCCCTTCAGTGGAGAAATCTACAAGCGGGTAAACCTGTTGATTCCCAGTCAATCCGAACAGATATCCTGGTTTCATGGAAACACAGTAAAAATTTAGGGATTGATGCCCATAAGGGATTGCACCATAAAGGCGATGGGGATGCCTTGCTGAAGCGATCAGCCGAACTGGTTTCTGTTGCTCAACCATTCATGGAGGTGATCAATGAAATAATTGCTGGCAGTGGATTTCGCATTGACTGTATTGATCATGAAGGATTTTTTCTTTGTTCCTGTGGGGATCCAACACTTTTAAAAGAATCAGAGTACAACGGCTTTGTGACAGGGTGTGACGTAAGTATCGAAGCTATTGGCACGAATGCTGCCGGCCTTAGTTTATCCCTGAAAAAGCCGGTCCAGGTTTTTGGGCCGGAGCATTATAATATCAATCTCCATAACCTTAATTGCTCAGCAACACCAATTTATACCCCTGACTCTGAACTTGTCGGCATTCTTAATATTCTCAGCTATGATACACCCCAAAATCGACAAACCCTTGGGTTAACCACATCCATTGCGAAGGCAATTGAGAATCAACTTGCCCTTACCAGGACAGTGACGTCTCTTAAAGTTTCTAATTCTGAACTCAATACCATTATGGAGTACCTGCCCCAGGGGGTTATCGCCCTTAATAAATTGGGGGAAGTGGATAGATATAATAAGAAGGCCCTTGAAATGCTTTCAATCCCCCAAAAGTCAGGTATCGACCAGCGTAAGAACCAACTTAAAAAAAACCTTAGCGCCCTTGATCTTTCAAGAGAATTGCGGCGACAAAAAGAGAAGGAGCATACAATTGCTGTGGGTAGCAGGAAAAAATCATTTGTAGTTAACGCCCATAGTATTGAAAACGGCGAACGAACCCTGGTTATGTTAGAAGATACAGGTCGTATTATGAGTCTTTCTGCAGTCCAATCCAACAGAACAAGCTATACTTTCAACGATATTACAGGTCGATGTGCTGGAATCATCAAAGCGAAAGAACTGGCAACCATGGTTGCTCCAACAGACTCAAGCGTACTGCTGGTTGGAGAATCCGGGACCGGGAAAGAACTATTTGCCCAGGCGATTCACGCCTCAAGCTGTCGCTCTAATAATCCTTTTGTAGCCATTAATTGCGGAGCTATTCCTGCTGACATCATAGAAAGTGAGCTTTTTGGTTATGAACCTGGCGCATTTACCGGGGCTCGTGAGGCTGGAAAAGCGGGAAGACTGGAGACAGCCTCAGGAGGTACACTTTTTTTAGACGAGGTGGAAGCAATGCCTCTGAGTTTTCAGGTAAAACTTCTTCGCGCTTTCTCTTCAAAAAGTATGGTTCGGGTAGGTGGCGTTAATGAAATCCCACTCGACTTAAGGATAATCTCTGCTTCAAAAGTAGACCTCATTGAGGAAGCCAATCAAGGCCGTTTCAGAGAGGATCTCTATTATCGAATTGCCACTTTTCCAATACTGATCCCCCCTCTGAATAAGCGAGGCGGTGACATCCGCTTACTTGCAAAACAATTTTTAAAGCAACTCTCCGCAGAATATTTAAGATCTGATATTTATGCTGATAATGACTTTTTTGAAGCACTACAGTCGTATCCCTGGCGGGGAAACGTACGGGAATTACGCAATACAATCGAACGAGCCGTCGTCATCGGTCTGGATCAACAACAGCTGACTCCAGCCCAATTACCACAATCGCTAAAAGAATATTGGATTTCAGGAAAACTCCGGCAACATGCTAAAACGACCTTAAACCATCACCCTACTGACAAAAAATCACTGCTAAAAATCGCTGAAGACACAACCATTGCAATGGTTCTTGAAGAAGAAAAAGGCAACATTTCTCGTTCTGCAAAAAGACTTGGCATTGCCCGATCAACCTTGTATCAGAAGATCGAAACAAGTGACCAGATTCTAAGTGTTGTAAAATCGGACACATAG
- a CDS encoding rhodanese-like domain-containing protein: protein MKKLFIYVFSMVFVLTAAGFAFADDSAMLKANEEKAWENATKVFPVERQLDVQGFKDLYDKVMAGQEDAYLVDLRTHPEFYAGHIAGTDHIHAGHMYTFPKIITNKDAKIVVWCRTHKRGAYVGERLTQYGYTNVWWYKDGILGWIKAGYPLCNQFMGQFKVTGYDKNFTEIDKETQKPLYHIREFHPF from the coding sequence ATGAAAAAGCTGTTTATTTATGTTTTTAGCATGGTTTTTGTGCTGACTGCGGCCGGTTTTGCTTTTGCTGACGATTCAGCAATGCTTAAAGCCAATGAAGAAAAGGCCTGGGAGAATGCTACAAAAGTTTTTCCTGTAGAACGGCAGTTAGATGTCCAGGGATTTAAAGATCTTTACGACAAAGTCATGGCTGGACAGGAGGATGCCTATCTGGTTGATCTCAGAACTCATCCTGAATTTTATGCCGGTCACATTGCCGGAACAGACCACATCCATGCCGGTCATATGTATACCTTCCCCAAAATAATCACAAATAAAGATGCTAAGATTGTAGTGTGGTGCAGAACACATAAACGTGGGGCTTACGTAGGGGAAAGACTGACACAATATGGTTACACCAATGTCTGGTGGTATAAGGACGGTATCCTAGGTTGGATTAAGGCAGGATACCCCCTTTGTAATCAGTTTATGGGACAGTTTAAAGTTACTGGATACGATAAGAACTTCACGGAAATCGATAAAGAGACCCAGAAACCATTGTACCATATTCGAGAATTTCATCCTTTTTAG
- a CDS encoding P-loop NTPase family protein yields MEDKIHKVQFENEFRVCPECGYADGFHTMIKKETDTVKWLFICPACHKIFDIGYTVDLLKTGPGNPYPEK; encoded by the coding sequence ATGGAAGATAAAATTCACAAAGTCCAATTTGAAAATGAATTCAGAGTTTGTCCTGAATGTGGCTATGCAGACGGGTTTCATACAATGATAAAAAAAGAAACTGATACTGTAAAATGGCTTTTTATCTGCCCTGCATGCCATAAAATATTTGATATTGGCTATACGGTTGATCTATTGAAAACCGGACCAGGAAATCCTTATCCTGAAAAGTAA
- a CDS encoding OmpA family protein has protein sequence MKFFKTMFALSFITALFIVGCAVQQPVQPIPDFSPTTFNSNDYVSALDNFLIILDASSSMDDRYNGNKKFVTAREIVKHLSQTLPELGQNAGLRSFGHSPKVSDKLTVLFYGMEEYTQKGLNEKSGLVSRAGGTSPMHTALTAAREDLKTFSGKTAVVIISDGQEAMGLKLPITLEAAQALKNQMGEDLCFYPIFVGDDEKGMHLMEEIANIGKCGFVTKADKLMTGSGMGQFVQDVFLTKKPMVQAPAPTPIVATPPAVEKAWVVGEAYFDFDKSIIKPAGFEFLDKVVDVLKSRPALFVKIQGHTDSIGTRKYNDALSLRRAKAVKTYLINKGIDKNRLSCEGFAFSKPVASNKTAEGRAMNRRVELYPVTK, from the coding sequence ATGAAATTTTTTAAAACAATGTTTGCTTTGTCTTTCATTACCGCTTTATTTATAGTCGGATGTGCTGTCCAGCAGCCGGTCCAGCCAATTCCCGATTTTTCCCCAACCACGTTTAATTCAAACGATTATGTTTCTGCCCTGGATAATTTTCTAATCATCCTGGATGCATCAAGTTCCATGGATGACAGGTATAACGGAAATAAAAAATTCGTCACTGCCCGTGAAATTGTAAAACACTTGAGTCAGACCCTGCCGGAACTGGGTCAGAATGCAGGCCTCAGGTCTTTTGGGCACAGTCCAAAAGTGTCCGATAAACTGACGGTTCTTTTTTACGGCATGGAAGAATACACCCAGAAGGGTTTGAATGAAAAATCAGGCCTGGTTTCAAGAGCAGGTGGCACCAGTCCAATGCATACTGCCCTGACCGCAGCCAGAGAGGATCTTAAAACTTTTTCCGGTAAAACAGCTGTTGTGATTATCAGCGACGGCCAGGAAGCAATGGGATTAAAATTACCCATAACCCTGGAAGCAGCCCAGGCACTGAAGAATCAAATGGGTGAAGATCTTTGTTTTTATCCCATCTTTGTCGGTGATGATGAAAAAGGGATGCACCTGATGGAAGAAATTGCCAATATCGGCAAGTGCGGCTTTGTCACCAAAGCGGATAAATTAATGACAGGCAGCGGTATGGGTCAATTTGTACAGGATGTTTTCCTGACTAAAAAACCCATGGTTCAAGCACCGGCTCCCACTCCCATAGTAGCGACGCCTCCGGCGGTTGAAAAAGCATGGGTGGTGGGTGAAGCCTATTTTGATTTTGATAAAAGTATCATCAAACCTGCCGGTTTTGAGTTTCTTGATAAGGTGGTAGATGTTTTGAAATCCCGTCCCGCGCTTTTTGTAAAAATCCAGGGTCATACGGACAGCATCGGCACCAGAAAGTATAATGATGCCCTGTCCCTGAGGCGAGCCAAAGCTGTAAAAACCTATCTGATTAATAAAGGGATTGATAAAAACCGCCTGTCCTGTGAGGGCTTCGCATTTTCAAAACCTGTGGCGTCCAACAAAACGGCTGAAGGCCGTGCAATGAACAGACGTGTTGAACTTTACCCGGTCACAAAATAG
- a CDS encoding BON domain-containing protein: MRTKKITNCFIIGFFLFAFVAGCAGTRHKESMGEYVDDSVITTKVKAQIFDEPMLKVLQINVETFKGEVQLSGFVNSAAASARAVEVARSVKGVQSVKNSLIVKK; the protein is encoded by the coding sequence ATGAGAACAAAAAAGATCACCAACTGTTTTATTATTGGATTTTTTCTATTTGCATTTGTCGCCGGTTGTGCCGGAACACGTCATAAGGAAAGCATGGGCGAGTATGTTGATGATTCTGTTATCACCACCAAGGTGAAGGCACAAATATTTGATGAACCCATGCTCAAAGTGCTACAGATCAATGTTGAAACTTTCAAGGGAGAGGTGCAGTTAAGCGGTTTTGTAAATTCTGCCGCAGCCTCTGCCAGAGCTGTGGAAGTAGCCAGGTCGGTCAAGGGGGTCCAATCTGTTAAAAACAGCCTTATTGTTAAAAAGTAG
- a CDS encoding ABC transporter permease: MNDLAIAFKNKSIFLILFIPFFVYISLMLVDEVGVDIKQTNIGLIQSQIYPPVIVQAIESVDTLFSIVTVSSEEQGNKWLKEKKIDGLLLRPEQGKVNLVLVVLKKESVISLQIVESFLALQKAIEGNSVNWISDIKPLQKGGIQKQTLPTWILMLVMLVSFIIMPAQIAEEKEKRLLLALLQTPMREIEWLMAKLFLGMILIFMAVLFLHLMGRFNFGNTASYLTFIGVGSFCFSAYGIFLGFLCKSQAGARTLGVIFYLPHLLPSALSEFSQKLSAVAPFLPSYPFFESIRSILLDERRISTLFPAWIYLFSMGLLTFSMAYLLMKNRWRM; the protein is encoded by the coding sequence TTGAACGATTTAGCCATTGCATTCAAGAATAAGTCCATATTTTTGATTCTTTTCATTCCGTTTTTTGTTTATATTTCTTTGATGCTGGTGGATGAGGTCGGTGTTGATATTAAACAAACCAACATCGGACTGATTCAATCACAAATATATCCACCTGTTATTGTTCAAGCCATTGAATCCGTGGATACGCTATTTTCGATTGTAACTGTTTCCAGTGAGGAACAAGGCAATAAATGGTTAAAAGAAAAAAAAATAGATGGTTTGCTGCTACGCCCTGAACAAGGAAAGGTCAATCTGGTTCTGGTTGTTTTAAAAAAAGAATCTGTAATATCCCTTCAAATTGTAGAGAGTTTTTTAGCATTACAAAAAGCAATCGAAGGAAACAGCGTTAACTGGATTTCTGATATCAAACCGCTTCAAAAAGGCGGGATTCAAAAACAAACTTTGCCGACATGGATACTCATGCTGGTCATGCTGGTAAGCTTCATCATCATGCCTGCACAAATAGCCGAAGAAAAGGAAAAAAGACTACTGCTTGCGCTTTTGCAGACACCCATGCGGGAAATTGAATGGCTGATGGCTAAATTGTTTTTAGGCATGATTTTAATCTTCATGGCCGTCCTGTTTCTCCACCTGATGGGAAGATTTAATTTTGGAAATACAGCAAGTTATCTCACATTTATCGGCGTCGGCAGTTTCTGTTTTAGTGCCTATGGAATTTTCCTGGGTTTTTTATGTAAAAGTCAGGCCGGGGCCAGAACCCTAGGGGTTATTTTCTATCTACCCCATCTTCTTCCTTCTGCATTATCCGAGTTCTCACAAAAATTATCGGCCGTGGCTCCTTTTTTGCCGTCATACCCTTTTTTTGAATCCATCAGATCAATCCTGCTGGATGAAAGGCGTATATCAACCTTATTTCCGGCATGGATCTATTTGTTTTCCATGGGATTATTAACCTTTTCCATGGCATATCTGCTCATGAAAAACCGCTGGAGAATGTAG
- a CDS encoding ABC transporter ATP-binding protein, protein MEQGELVALIGHNGAGKSTLLKLLAGWLIPDSGQVFVDGINLKNRMAVVRKIGFVPETPNLFDFFTVDYNLRLFARLFQIPFLRIEEILKTFNLLPFRNNRIQVLSKGLRQRVSIGRSLLADPSVLLFDEPTSGIDFDMTKEIYRLLREFHSSGKTIIFTSHRPEEIKNLATRIVVLHQGALVFDGSPESYFQSDIHEKLYQ, encoded by the coding sequence GTGGAACAAGGGGAATTGGTTGCCCTTATCGGGCATAATGGTGCAGGCAAATCCACTTTATTGAAACTTTTGGCCGGCTGGCTCATCCCTGACAGCGGGCAGGTTTTTGTGGATGGCATCAACCTTAAAAACAGAATGGCGGTTGTGAGAAAAATCGGTTTTGTTCCGGAAACGCCAAATTTATTTGATTTTTTTACCGTTGATTATAATCTCAGGCTATTTGCCCGTCTGTTTCAAATCCCTTTTCTGAGGATTGAAGAAATTTTGAAGACATTCAATCTGCTTCCTTTCCGCAATAACAGGATACAGGTTTTATCAAAAGGATTAAGACAAAGGGTGAGTATCGGGCGATCCCTTCTGGCAGATCCCTCCGTGCTCCTGTTTGATGAACCAACGTCAGGAATAGACTTTGACATGACAAAAGAGATTTACAGGTTGCTCAGGGAGTTTCATTCTTCAGGGAAAACAATCATTTTTACGTCCCATCGGCCTGAAGAGATAAAAAACCTGGCCACACGAATTGTTGTGCTTCATCAGGGTGCTCTGGTTTTTGACGGATCGCCCGAATCCTATTTTCAATCAGACATTCATGAAAAGCTTTATCAATGA